The nucleotide window TTATGGAAACTCTAGTGAAAATGACAAAATAGTCGATTATGTAAAAAACATGAATATATTTTGAGCAGTTTTGATcatttaaatttatcaaaaataaacaTATTTAATTCCCGTGAAATATGTAACAAATTTTGGCGATTATATTTCGCAAAAAATAGCAATAAAATGATTACAACATATAAATTTATTATATGGCAAACTCTAATGCAAAAATacacttttcttatttctttcttgttttcatttaatttttaaaaaattattttttagaaaggattaaaacaacaacaacaacccactaAAATCTTATATGTGGGGTATAATATCTCAGCTTAGATACTAAGAAAGGAATCAAAGGATTAAAAGATAatgtaaataaaatttattttgctTTTAACAAGAAGATTTTATAATTATATAGTAGGTATTATGATATATTTAAGGCCATAAATTATATGACATGTTTAGAGtaacttattgttattattattattattattattataagcaaacacCAAAAAGATAAGCTAAAAAGTGCAGCTTACATTTAGCCACGTCTATTGTCCCTTTTGTATCGGAGGTTTAAATACTCAATTACATGCTCGAGTCTGACTGTCAATTACCGGAAGACCAGCTGACCAAAGTGATTTGGCGGAGTGtctattttgagaaattaaaacATGAGTATTTGTGTACTTCATCTGCTGCCTAATTGTCTCGCCTATCCTCAATTGCAATTACAAACCAGGAGGAAGCAAATTCCTTCTATTTGGAGAAAACCCATCTTGAAATCTTTCCCAATTATAGCCTCTGCTTCTTCTACTTCTTTCCCACCTGCTGAATATCCAGGTAAATAGCTCTAATATCTTTCACCATTTTAACTTATTAGTTGATTCAAGTCAGTAAGATACTCAACCATATTCTAAGATGAAACATTCTTTTCTATCCTTTTCTGTTAGTACTACTCATTTATTTCATATGAcattgtttgatttttaactttaCTTGTGTCTGTTGGTTTTCTTCCATTAGTGTAACTGTGATCCTAGTAAGCTTATGCAAAGAAGACAAAAATTACTTCACGGTATGGATTTCTTAATGCTTCTGAAATAATCGAAAAAGTATTAGGAACTATATGAAAGTACTAATGCCAATTTGTTAAGTTGaaagtattttaaaataatttgaatTCGTTTTACCCCTATTGGATATTGGTATATACCAGATTTCGTTCTTACATTAGCAGTTCACAAGTTGCAGTTCTGTCTAATTTTTTATAGATAATTTTGATGGCTGGAATTAtaaaattttaacaaaaaaaatccgatgtttgtttttgaaaacattcttggacaatgaaaaaaaaagtctCATGTTCCATATGAGGTTGAAACCAAACTCCTCCTTGGGAAGATAGCTGTGGCAATTGTGGTGAGATCCGATGCAGATCCAACTTTTGACTCACTTCTGGGATCCAGGCAGTCAAGGGGGCCACAACGGCTCCTCTCATCTCAAGAATCCATACGTATTGTTGTCAAAGAAAAAGTATATTTGACTTCTCTAATAGTAGTAGCAGTCCTTTTCCGCTGGAGAGAATATACACGCGTGTGTTTGGAACGAAGAGAcggaataaatatatatatatggaatacaTGATCTATAGCGCAAATTACGTTTCAGCAATTGGATGTTTGTTTACCATTTATTTCGTCCTGAGAAGTCAACTAAAAAAATGTTAGAGTAATATCAAGTCTGTTATTAGAGGCTAAGCAATGCTGGAGAACTGCTAACGCTGAATGGAACATATGGGAGTTCAATCAGATTTTTGTTGGCATTTAGAAGCAGCTGAGAAAATTGATAAAGCTGGGAGTCTTCGCTCTTTTCATCTTATCCGTCTCTTTATTTTTCTAAGTTAATCCAGAACAACTACCTGAGACAAGGCCAAAGCGGAAAAAACAGATAGCAGGAATAGATCAAGATGAATTACAAGATCCAGCTCTTCTAGCAGATCCTGATAGTTGCTTTTGCGAGTTTAAAGGAGTACAGATACACCACAAGATATATGATTCAGAATCACTTGCTACAAACTTGTCAGAAGAAGGGGATAGTTCTCGATCTCCTAATGCCAATAAAAGAGTGAACATTCCCATGATATTGTTACATGGATTTGGTGCCTCTATTTATTCATGGAATCGAGTTATGAAGCCATTGGCACAGGTCACAGGATCAAAAGTTTTGGCCTTTGACAGACCAGCCTTTGGGTTGACTTCAAGGCTGAATCATGTCAACGATTCATCTCAGGGAAGTGAAGACACCAGACCCTTTAATCCTTACTCTATGGTATTTTCCGTGCTGGCCACTCTATACTTCATTGACTTCTTAGCAACTGAGAAGGCAATTCTAGTGGGGTAAGTTCTATTTTATAGTTTTTCCCCCACAATCTCCTTCATGAACATGTTATGGATGTGATTTTATTTAGCTTGAAATTATTGCAGTGAAAACTGAATTAGCATTCTTATAGTTCTTATTAGTTTCACTAGCTCAGTTTCCAAAATAATGGTCCATCTGCTACACCAcaaatgaaagaagtatgaaaggAAGGAAAGGTGAAAATGATGTTTGTGGAAAATCAGACGTGTGTTCCTAAATCAATGACTGGCCTACTCTCCGATGAACTTTTACATGATCAGAAGTTAATAATTATTATTCTCAATCATTATCTTCATTACCTTTCCCCTCCCATCTGTCTCTGCAACTATTAGAAAATTTATTTACTTGGTCAGACGAAGTAGATACATGATTCCATTGAGAGGAAGTTCAAATTGTCATTTTGGTTGCATTATCGCCCTCCTTCCTTTGCTCTTCCTATTTCATTCTCAAAGATTTGATTCTTATTGGTAACTAATGAGACACCAGACACTCAGCTGGTTCCCTTGTAGCAGTTGAAGCATATTTTGAAGCACCTGAGCGGGTTGCTGCCGTTATACTTGTTGCGCCAGCAATTCTAGCACCCCTGAATTCATGCCCTGTAGCTAAGGACAATCCAAGTGGAAAAAGTAACCAGACTGAAGGCGATGACTTGGAAGTGAACTCTAAAGGGAATTGGTTTACCACGGTTGTCAGCATTTTGTCAAAGTTATCCCAATATCTTGGACAAGCAATAATGCAATTGGTGAAAGGGATGGGAGACATGATAAATTCTTTATATAAGAAAACTTTATCTGCGTTCTTGCGTTCTACCATTGGTATTATGTTGGTATGTACTCTATTTTGGATCTTCCAATCTATTTGTTGAACCTAAATTTTATTTCTCAAAATTGACATCTTGAAGCTTTGTGAAAGCAAACTTAGGTCTATATACTTCATTTTTCCAATTTCGAAAAAGGTTTTTAAATGAGAAATCCTCCCTGCCATTTTGAAGGAAGATGGCAGTCAAACAAGAAGGGGATGCTAATTCAGTTTTCACTAATAATACTAACAAAGAACAGAATAATAAAAAAGTAGTAAAATTAGAACTTCCCACCAACCCACCTCCCACCACCCCAACCCCCACCCTACCCCcaaacccccctccccccaaccctaaataaaaatattaaaatttagaaTACTTACTTTTCATGTTGTAGATACAgtattttgtttttcatttcaacaaaaagaatattttcctttatttcaacaaaataagtactttttttcatgatgtagaaaaagtattttctttttcacaaaatgagtactttcttttcatgttgtagaaaaagtattttattttattttaacaaaaagagtattttcttttcatattgtagattttgaacattttgaataaagTTAAGGTGGCCAATAGGTAATGAGCTCAGTTAAAGTGTTTAAGTGAAATATGTGGGCAAGTTTAAGGGGCTGCCTGTGTATTCAGCCTTACTCCTTTGATCTTTCTGACATTTCATTTGATGATAAATTTGAGATATTTATGTTATCAGAATAGATGGAAGAAGTCTTAGCAGTTCTTATCAGTCATTTGCAATatatgaaaaatgagaaaatactTGATCAGCACTCTATAAAATTTGATTGTTATGGATACTCAAAATGACTATTGACTGCCATTTTCTTTCAGGTAAGAATGATAATCGATAAATTTGGCTTAGCTGCAGTTAGGAATGCTTGGTACGATCCTAAACAAGTTGATGATCATGTCTTGCAAGGCTATACAAAGGTGATTCCTTGACAGCTAGTTGTTTCCAACCTTGAGGATAGGCTCggtttttgtctttttgcttgtATTTGGTTTTTCAGGTATGCAACCTAGTTTCGTTGTGCATTGTTGTCATCTTGAATCTTTCAACATTTACAGCCTCTCAGAGCAAAAGATTGGGATAAGGCTCTGGTGGAGTATACCGTGGCTATGCTTACAGATTCTGCATCTGAATCAAAGCTGCCGCTGTCAAAGAAACTGGGCGAAATCTCATGTCCTGGTTAGAAAATCATCTCTGTGCCAGCAAATTGAGTTTGATAACTAAAAGGAAACATTAGATTtcgaaataattaattgaaaaagTAAGCAAGATTTCAAGTTATTATGAAGTATTAAAAACGACATATAACCAACATCTCTTGACTACCAAATAACCTTTGATTGCACCATTTTCTCTAAGCTACGCCCCAACTAATACTGAAAAAGTGCTCGTCATATGAGCCTTTGTTCCAACATGTTCTTTTTACATTCTTAGTGTTGTTATAACACCATGTTCTAAGAAACATAGTCTTAAACGTACATGAGAAACAACAGACTCCAGTTACACAATGAATACACAAAAAAACTTCCTAatgcttttttttctcttttatgtgCAAATTGAGGTTCAGTTCTGATTGTCACTGGTGATAGCGATCGGCTTGTTCCACCATGGAACTCTGAAAGACTTTCACGGGCCATTCCTGGATCTTGTCTTGAAATAATCAAGAATTGTGGCCACTTGCCCCATGAAGAAAAGGTGGACAAATTTGTATCCATTGTTGACAGATTCCTTGAAAGAGTTTTTGGGGTGCAAAAAGAGCCTCGTCTGCAACCAGCAacttgagattgatattttgtCTAGTTCAACTTGGCCAGGATTGACACCTATTGGTGACTGGTGAACATTAAGTTTGAGAGAAGAGTTACCTACTCAAGTTCATATATAGGATTTATAGGAAAACGTTATAGCTCTTTGTCAATGTTATCAATCTTATAAATACCTATCATTTCATCCTATATGAAAGGTAGGTAGCTGCTAGTTTGTGCAAGTAAACATCTATTTCTTTGATCACCCTTGAGACTATGACAAAGTTCTATGATGTAATACAATACATGTATATTGAGACTTGTAAAATTGTACTTCAGTTTATTCCATAGTAGCTGAAACCTCTGCAGTTTTACAAGAAGCCCGTGATTTGCTGCTACAAACTGAAA belongs to Nicotiana tabacum cultivar K326 chromosome 6, ASM71507v2, whole genome shotgun sequence and includes:
- the LOC107764676 gene encoding uncharacterized protein LOC107764676 is translated as MSICVLHLLPNCLAYPQLQLQTRRKQIPSIWRKPILKSFPIIASASSTSFPPAEYPVNPEQLPETRPKRKKQIAGIDQDELQDPALLADPDSCFCEFKGVQIHHKIYDSESLATNLSEEGDSSRSPNANKRVNIPMILLHGFGASIYSWNRVMKPLAQVTGSKVLAFDRPAFGLTSRLNHVNDSSQGSEDTRPFNPYSMVFSVLATLYFIDFLATEKAILVGHSAGSLVAVEAYFEAPERVAAVILVAPAILAPLNSCPVAKDNPSGKSNQTEGDDLEVNSKGNWFTTVVSILSKLSQYLGQAIMQLVKGMGDMINSLYKKTLSAFLRSTIGIMLVRMIIDKFGLAAVRNAWYDPKQVDDHVLQGYTKPLRAKDWDKALVEYTVAMLTDSASESKLPLSKKLGEISCPVLIVTGDSDRLVPPWNSERLSRAIPGSCLEIIKNCGHLPHEEKVDKFVSIVDRFLERVFGVQKEPRLQPAT